A section of the Apostichopus japonicus isolate 1M-3 chromosome 1, ASM3797524v1, whole genome shotgun sequence genome encodes:
- the LOC139972142 gene encoding uncharacterized protein, with translation MKQKMSAFPRMEIYAFLPFLIYSGLIVDGSRDVRCAGQATPKGYKVRLPKGLTPCDLRSGVFHTTNCEFEDIDECDLNLHNCSLKVSYCVNTEGSYRCDCGSGYNKAGSVCQDVDECQNGSYNCSLPNTMCINSIGSYICQCIAGYEWYEDQCHGKYI, from the exons atgaaacaaaaaatgtcaGCATTTCCTAGAATGGAAATTTATGCCTTTCTTCCTTTTCTAATATATTCAG GATTGATTGTTGATGGTAGCCGGGATGTTCGATGCGCTGGCCAGGCTACACCAAAGGGCTATAAGGTTCGTCTACCGAAAGGACTTACTCCTTGTGATTTACGCTCTGGTGTGTTTCACACTACCAATTGTGAATTTGAAG ATATCGACGAATGTGATCTTAATCTACATAATTGTAGTCTGAAAGTAAGCTACTGCGTAAATACCGAGGGTTCATATAGATGTGATTGTGGATCTGGCTACAACAAGGCAGGATCTGTATGTCAAG ATGTCGATGAGTGCCAGAATGGTAGTTATAATTGCAGTCTGCCGAACACAATGTGCATCAACTCTATTGGCTCTTATATTTGCCAATGTATAGCAGGTTACGAATGGTATGAAGACCAATGTCATGGCAAGTATATTTAG